GCGCGCTTGCATGAAGCGGGATTTACCGGCGCACAGGCGCAGCTTGTTTATGATCTGGCGGCCGAGGTGATCGGGCCGTTAATTGGCGAGGTTGAGGGCGCAGGCAAACGTGCCACGGATCGGGCGGCACTGGCGGCGGAATTTGGCGGGGCGGAAAACTGGAAACGGTTGGCACCGCGGATTGAGAAATGGGGGCGCGAGAACCTGCCCGAGGCGGCGTTTGAGGTTCTGTGCCAAACGGCAGACGGGGTGCGCAGCATTCATCGGTTGATGAGCGGCCGGGCGGAGCAGGGACTGGCGTCGGGGTCAGGCGCGGACGGGACAGGCGATTTGCGCCAAGATATCCGGGCCAAAATGAATGATCCGCGATACTGGCGCGACCGTGATCCGGGGATTGTCGCCGAGGTGCAGGCAGGTTTTGACCGCCTGCATGGCATTTCCTAGTTCACCTGATAGCGGCCATCGGTTTTGTGGACTTCGGGGGGAATGCGGGTGCGCTCGAACGCGGCATACACGTCATAAAGCCCCGGTGCCGGGACGCTGGCAAAGGCGTCTTCGGTGAGGGTCACGGCATCATCCATGTTCTGGCGTTTTTCAAAGACGTGGACGGGCACCTGTGCCTGCCCGGCGCGAAGGGCCGTATCGATCAGCATATAGACCGGTTCGATATCGCTGTTTTCAAGGGCAATACCGCCCGTGCCCTCGCAATTGCCGCGAAGGGCGGGGCGGGCGGTTTGGGCCTGTTCTGCCATTTCTTCGGGGCTGCCTGATGTGAGCGGGGTCAGGGCGATTTCGAGGTGATGGGGGCTGCTCGGCGAAAGGTCGTCGCGCGTGACATGGTAAACGCCAAGATTGGCGGTGCTGCCGATGGTCTGTGCGGTGCCGTCGGTTTCGCCGTTATTGCCGTCGCTGGCGCGCGTGATGGCATCGGCGTCGCAGAAATTATAGCGGGTAAACAGGCGGTAACGGTTGTTTGCCTTTAACCAGACTTCGACATCGCGATCCGCATAGAAGACGCGTACGAAAACCGGCGCGCCAATCGCAAGATCGGCGTTGGACAGTTCGGCTTCGAGATCGGGCAGAACCCGGTCGCGGATATTTTCCGCGCCAAACCCGGCAAGGGACGAAACCCGGCTGGTGAAGTCGTTGAAATAGCCGGGAACGGGGGTATAGGGCAGCAGGGTATAACCCGCTGCCCCAATCCCGATCAGGGCGATGGTGGCAAACAGTTTTGCGCGCAACGCAAACTCCAGATCATCAATTTTGCAACAGGTCCGGCCAAACCGGACAGATGTTCGATCCCCCGTGGCGATGGGGGTTCGAGCCGAAACACAAGACCACTCAACCATGACCGCAAGATGACCGGTTCGGGGTGCAAATAAGGCGGAATTGCCTGATTTGCTGCCGCTTCGGGATGCTGCATCGCGCGTTGCGGTCTTAAAATTGTTTATGGGCAGAAGGATATAAACCGATGAGTGTCACGATTGATAAAAGCTTTGTGGATCATTTCCAGGCCGATGTGCATCAGGCCTATCAGCGGATGGGATCAAAGCTTCGTAATACGGTGCGGGTCAAAAACAGCGTCAAGGGGGCCAGCACGGTTTTCCAGAAAGTCGGCAAGGGCACGGCCACCACCAAGGCACGCCACGGCAAGGTGCCGGTGATGAATGCCGAACATGAGGCGGTGCGCTGTGACCTTCGCGATTATTATGCCGGTGACTGGGTCGATGCGCTTGATGAGCTCAAGACCAATCACGATGAAAAGATGGTTCTGGCCAATGCCGGGGCCTATGCCCTTGGCCGCAAGACCGATGATCTGATCATCAATGCGCTGGCAAGCGGCGAGGAGCTTATTGATCACAATGATACGGGGCTGACCCTTGGCAAGGTGATGGTGGCGTTTGAGGGCATGGGCAACCGCGATGTGCCCGATGACGGGCAGCGTTATGCGATTGTCGGCTGGAAACAATGGTCGCAGCTTTTGCAGATCAACGAATTTTCCAATGCTGACTATGTCGGCGATGATGATCTTCCGTGGAAGGGCACACAGGCCAAACGGTGGCTTGGCACGCTGTGGATGCCGCATTCGGGGCTTCCGGTGGCGGACGGCATCCGGTCGTGCTTCTGGTATCACAGAACGGCGATTGGCCATGCGATCGGGGCCGATGTGCAGTCCGACATTACCTGGCACGGCGATCATGCGGCGCATTTCGTCAACAATTCCATGAGCCAGGGTGCGGTGCTTGTTGATGATGCCGGGGTGAGCTGCATCCGGGCCAAGGAATAGGCCGCGGCTTCTGAAGATTTTTCATACAGATAACGGAGATCAAAATGGCAGAAGGTTTTAAAGCCAGAAACCTGAGTGTTCTGGCCTATGCCAACGGCTTTACGCTTTGGCATTACATCACCCCGGATTTCGCCGCCGATGTCGATACGGCGGGCTATTTCACCGATGCGCGCGACATGCTGCGGGTTGGTGACATCATCATCGCCAATACCAACCGCGATGCCACCATGTCCGGCGGGCTGTTCGTCGTGGCGAGTTCGGGGGCTTTGGGCGTTGATGTCCGCGATATGACGGCGATTGGCAGTTCGAATACGGACTGATCGTCATAACTGTTCAGACGAAGTCTAATTTCCTCATATTCCAAGATATCCTCCCGAAAGGAAGAAGTATAAATGAGCGAAAATGGTGTAAGCGGATATCGTGTAAGAGTTAATTATGGAGGGACAAGTTACGAATTTCACTGCCCCGAAGATGCCTACATCCTTGATACGGCTGAGGAAGTTGGTTTGATTCTGCCTTATTCATGTCGGGCAGGGGCTTGCAGCACGTGTGCTTGCGGCGTGATATCCGGTTCGATTGATGACAGCGATCAGTCTTATCTTGACGACGAGCAGAGGCAGGCAGGTTTTTTCCTGTCTTGTGTGGCTTATCCCGGCTCTCATGTTGAGATCGTGGCTGGACAGGAAGATGCCGTAAATAACGGGGAAAATCCTCGATTGACAGGTGGCGGAGCCCCAGTCTGGTTAGGCCCTAATCCTTACAGTGCCGATATTGAACTTGATGCCGTTGTTGTTTCCGAAGCCGGGGAAGAGTTTATCAAGGACCTAGAGGGCTATGTCAGCGAACCTTACAAGGTCGATGATGTCGGCAACTGGACTGTTGGTTATGGTCATGAATTGACCCAAGAAGAGTATGACAGCGGTGTTTACTCTTTTGTTTCAAGAGAGTTTGCCGAAACCTTGTTCGCTGACGATATTCTGATCGCTAAAGAGACGGTTGATCGATTCATCGCTAACAACAATCCGAACATATCGCTCTCGCAAAGCCAGTATGATGCTTTGGCAAGCCTGGCTTTTAACTCTGGATATCCGGGGCGTTTTCCGAAGCTGAGTGAGGCTTTCGCTCAAGGAAATCACATTGGCGTCGCAAACGAATTCGGAGATATTACCAATAATGGGGACCAAGGGTTGATTAACCGACGAAATGCTGAGCAGGCCCTTTATCTCTCGGAGGATTATTCAGGGATACCGTAGGCATAAAATATGCATATGTTATCGCTCTGATGATGTCCTGATTTTGGATCATTTTCCTGCTTTGGTGTTTCAAAATCGAGGAGATCATTTGGGCTATTTGGTGTAGATTTTTCTTCTATAAGTTGTATCCTTGCGTGTTGTTATGTTTGCATAAAATGCTGCGAGGCTGTTTACGATGTCTTTCACCAGAGTTTTCCTGATTGTGTCATTTTTCGTCTCTTGCGCAGCTTCCAGTTTGCAGGCGCAAACGGTATGTGACTCAGATATTCTGTCAAAAGTTGAAAGATATCGAGGGCAGATCCTGAACGGAAACTTGCCCGAACTGACAAAAAACATCCGGTTCCCGGTCCCCTTGATTTTTGCAGGGAGCATTCAGGAATGGGATCCGGTACGGCTTGAAAAGTATTCAAGGAGTATTTTTCATGCAGAATTCCTCCAAGAACTTACAAAAGCAGATACTTGTGATCTGGCGCAACAGATGAAGATTGATCCTGATAGTGGTCGTATCCAATCGCTCGTGCTGTTTTATGACGCAGAGGATGCGAAATACGCTCGAAGTGCAATTGGTTCAGTGCGGCAACTGAACCGCTTCATGGGGCTTGCAATAGAACGGATGAAAGCAAGAGACTATGTTGCTCTTTCGGAAATGTTTTCCTATCCGATCCGCGTGTGGGTGCACGAAGTCGAGACAGTTGTCGAAAATAAGAGGGACTTTGCTGCATTCGGGGATGCCATTATTGACGACCAATTTTTAAACATTGTGACCCATGCCTATCAAACCGGAGACTATGGGCAACATCCGCGCGGATTGATGCTCAATAGTCGCGGCGACATTTGGGTGCGTTCTTACAGCGGGATGGCCCTTAAATTTTCCGACTTTACAGGGAAGCCGGTGACGGTTCCCTAAACACCTTCAAACAACAATACTCTTTCGTCCGAACCCGGCAGTTCTTACTGCCGGGTCAGACCGCTGACAAACCCCGTCATATTTTGGCGGGGTTTTTCTTTTAGAGGTGTTTGAAAGCTGGCTTGAGTGTGCCGAGGGGATTATCCCTCAGCGATTGGCCCCTTGGGGCCCAAAGCCAGGGCTATTTTCTTGATGTTTTGGGCGGCGGCGGCCAGCAGACATTGGCATTTGACATTGATCAGTCCCCGGAACCTTGCATATCGATGACCGTGAAGCTGTTTGGCATCTGCAAAAGAGCGTTCGACCGTCTCTTTTCGGCGCTTGTAAACCCGCTTACCCCACTCTGTCAGACGATAGGCGTCAGCCCGGTCTCTGGCGTCTTGCCAGACATGGCGCGTGACAGTTTTTCGGTGGTGGGCATTGGCGGTACAGGAAGCCAGCACAGGACAGGTGCGGCATTTTTCCGGGTCGCTGTGATAATGGCGGTACCATTTCGGTCGGTTGTCGCATAAGACAGAAGCTGACCTTCGGGGCAGCGATAAGCATCACGTTCAGGGTCATAAACGTATTTGCGTTTGGGGATGTAGCCTTCCCGAAGGTTCGGGCGGCGATAGCCCGTCACGCCAAGGATGTCACGATCTTCAAGGCCTTTGGCAATCGCGGCGGTCGCATAGCCCGCATCCAGTCCGACGGCGATAACATCAAGGTCAAAACGCTGCCTTTGTCGGTCAAGACGGTCGAGATAGGGAATGCTGTCATGCAGATTGGCCGGGGTGGCGTAACTGTCGGTAATGATCCCAAGCTTGCCATCGACCGTGCGGTGATCGAGATAGAAAAAGCCCTTGGGCTTGCCGTCGCGTACCATATATCCGCTGTCGGGATCGGTTCGGCTGATCTTGGTTTCTTTCTCAACCGGCTGGCGTTCCTTGGCTTTGAGCGGCTTTTTCGCATGAGCCGCCCGGTCTTCCTCAATCGCCAGATCCAGATCATCCCAATAGGCCGCGCGCGATTTGGCAACCACTTCGCGGTCCCATTTGTTCTTGTTGGCATCGGCCTTCAAATGCGTGCTGTCGGTATAGAGAACCTTACCATCCACCAGCCCGTGCCTGATCGCCTGCTCGACGATCTCGTCAAAAATATCCTGCGCAACACTGGCATCATGATATCGACGCCGCCGGTTCTGCGACAGGGTCGAGGCATCAAAGACCTTGTCGGTCAGCTTGAGTTGCAAAAACCAGCGATAGGCGACATTGACCTCAATCTCGCGCACAAGCTGGCGCTCCGAGCGCACGCCAAACAGATAGCCAATGAACAGCGCCTTAAACATCATCACCGGATCAAGGGCGGGACGGCCATTGTTCGCGCAGTACAAATCGGCCACGCGCGCATGGATAAAACTGAAATCGATCACGGCATCGATCTTACGAAGCAAATGATCGCTGGGGACCAAACTGTCGAGTGTCACCATCTCAAGTTCGGTTTGATGTGGGCTGGGTTTCTTAAGCATTCCCCATTGAATCAAAAATCCCCGCCAATGGCGAGGACTTTGTCAGCAGTCTGGACCCGGCAGTTCTTACTGCCGGGTTTTTTTTATGTCCAAACCAAGGAGAATGTCCATGCAGTGTAATACACCGGTTGCCAGTGAAGTTCTGAACGTTGTTCTGGCGGCCAATATCGCGCCGGATCGGCAGGATGACACCCAGCTTTTGCAGGCGATCAATGCCCTGATTGCCAATGGTGGTTCGGGTGGTAATGGTGGTAATGGCGGTAATGGCGGCGGTTTCGGTGCCGAAATCGGCTCTGTCACCGCCTTTGCCATGCCGACCCCGCCGGAAGGCTGGCTGGTTTGTGACGGTTCGGCGGTTTCGCGGACCGACTATGCCGATCTTTATGCCGCGATTGGGACCGTCTGGGGCGATGGTGACCAGATTGCCACCTTTAACCTGCCGGACCTTCGCGGTGAGTTTGTGCGTGGTTTTGATGCCGGGCGTGGTGTGGATGCGGATCGCGTGTTTGCGTCTGGTCAGCTTGACGAATTCAAAACACATTCTCACGGTATTGAGACTTGGGGCGTTAACACGGCGATTGCTGGGCAGGTACATATGGGGAATGGATCGCCGTTCCAAAATGTGCCCACCAGTGAGACGGGTGGAGATGAAACCCGCCCGCGCAACGTCGCGATGACCTATGCGATCAAGGCGTTTTATTCGGTGGCGGCTTCGGCCTGATATCTGACGGATGAATGATGGGCGGGGTCCGGGGTTCCGGGCCCCGCTTTTACCTGCGGCACGAAGGACTGGATTCCCGCCTGCGCGGGAATGACGGCAGGGAAAAGCTCCTTTCACCGTCACTCCCGCGAAAGCGGGAGTCCATCGTGCCGCATCCTTAAAACCGGCCATGAGCCTGCAGTCCGATGGTTTTACTGCGCCCCTTTTTCCGCCAGATATTTGGTGACCTGAGCGGCGGCGCGGGCGCGTTGTTCGTAGGTGACGGAGGGGGCGGCGACTTCGATCCAGGTTTTGGCTTCGACATGATCGCGCGCGGCGGCGATGGACAGATAATACCAGGCAAGTTCGAGGTCTTCGGTGGTGTATTCGCCGTAATAATGCATCCGGCCCATGGCGGCAAAACCGTTGGTATCGTCAAGTTCGACGGCCTTCTGATACCAGACAATTGCGCCTGCCGGGTCTTCGGGGCCGCCGATGCCGTATTCGAGGAAATGGCCGTAATAGTAAGGGGCATCGGGATCGCCGTTTTCAGCGGCAAGCTTCATCCACTTCCGGGCCAGCACCGGATCGGGTTCGATGCCCTCGGCACCGGACTGGTAGATGGCGGAAAGGTTGTATTGGGCGTAGGCGTCGCCGTCGGCGGCGGCCTTTTCATACCATTCGCGTGCGCGGGGAAGGCTGACATCGACCCCGATGCCGTGCAGATAGCAATCGGCCAGATTGACCATGGCAGACACATCGCCCAGATCGGCGGCGCGCCGATAGTGATAGGCGGCTTCGGTGGCGTCGGGTGCGACGCCTGACCCGTTGAGATACATGACACCGATCAGGTTGATCGCCCCGGCATGGTTATGATCCGCCGCCTTGCGGGCCAGTTCCATCGCGCGGGGGAAATCCTGCGGCATGCCATCGCCATAATAGGCGGCCAGCGCATCGGCAAAGAGCGGTTCGGTATCGGTTGCCGGGGCGGTCGCCGTCGGTTCGGGGGCGGGTTTGGGTACCGGTTCGGGTGCGGGAGCTGGTTCGATCTCGACGAGCCGGAAGGATGTAAAGCGTTCGGTTATCGTGCCGTTGGCATCCATGGTCCGGTTGGTGAAGGGGCAGGGTTCGGATTCCGGGTAGGTCGTAATCGCGTCGCCGTCGGCCAGAACCGCGATGGCCGGGGCGTAACCCTGTTTGGCGGCGCAATTGTACCAGCCTTCGGCTTCTTCGAAGGCGTCAAAGAAGAGGAATTGTCCTTCGAGATATTCGGCCAGAGCGAACTGTGCGGCGGGATCGCCATTCATGGCGCGGGCGCGCAGGGCGTCTTCATCGCCATCGTAGCTGTTTGCGGTGTCGGAAATGTCTGGTGCGTTTTGCTTCTGGTCGGCGGTGTAACCGGCCCCGGTGTAATAGCATTCGCCGGTTTCGCTGATGTCGAAATTGGCGTTGATGTTTTGCAGTTGATCAATGGCGGGCTGGTCACCCTGCAGGGCTGCGCATTCAAGCAGGCGGGTGATGGTGAAATGTTCATCATCGTCAATGTCGCCGTCCTCGGCATAGTCGTAGGACAGCAAGATCGCCAGCAGGCGCTGGGCCTCGGCATTGCCTGCGTAGGACTTGCGCCAGTATTCCCGGATCAGGGGATCGTCATCGGTGTTCTGGGCGATTTCGATGACCAAGGTCGGCACTTTAGCGATGGTTCTCGCAGATGCCGTGGCCATTGCACCGAGGCTTCCGATCAGGACAAGCGACGTGAAGAACAGTGACCGCGACATTGATGCTCCATTCCTGCGGATTATTCGGGAAGCTATTGATTTATACTAGGAGTAAAAATATTTGACGTTTCGTTTAAACGTTAAGGTTGTACACGAGGCTCGTTTACGGCTAAATAACTTTGACGGGGGGATGAAATATATGAAATCTATTATTTTCAAGGCCTTAGTTTGCGCCAACGTAGTTCAGCTTTTGGCGCTTTCCTATTTCATATACATTTTTTCTGATCCTCTTCTGAATGGTGCGTTTATTGTTATCGATAATGAATTTGTTAATGGCAAGGACTCTGTGGCATATGCGGCTGAGATAGGTCGCTTGGATACAATATCGCTTTTAGTGGCGTACTTGGGACTGTTTTTGATTGTCTTTACGATTGGCAGTATATGGTATTCTCACCATGATGCTCGTAGTGCGGCACAGTCTACAGCTTCTGAGCAGGCTGCCGTTGTTGCGACAAGGCAGGTGCAAGACTATATAGACAACAGCTTAAGTGATGAATTGTCAGAGTTGTTGCTCGAAGACCCTCAGATATTAGAAAGTGCTGTCCGGAGTGGTCTCAGGAACGAGAGTGTTTTTTTAGAACAAATAGTGAAAGACATTCTTGAAGAAAGCGGGCATATTCCCGCAGCGCAGTCTGATGACAGTATTATGAAAGCTTTTACTAATATAGATGCCGACGAGATGGAGGAAGGAGGAGATGATGACGACCGTTAAATCAGTGATTGAACAGCATGGCTCATCTGCTCCGGTCAATATTGAGCAGATGATACGTGATCTGGGCATTGAGCTTGATAAAGAGGCCAAGCTTTCGCCAGAAATTTCTGGACAGATTGAAATGCTTGAGAACGATACGTACAAGATTTCTGCCAATGGTGATCATCACTATTATCGTCGCAGATTTACTATGGCGCATGAACTGGCTCACTATATTCTGCATCGCGACCTAATCGGACGTGGTTTGGATGACAACCAGATGTATCGTAGTACCGTTGCTGGTAATTTCTATAACCCCCGTGTTCAGCCATCGCACGAGATTGAAGCAAATCAGTTGGCTGCGGATTTGTTGGTGCCGGGTAAGGTGCTTCGCAAGCTTTGGGAGAGCGGCGAGAGAAATCTAGAGAAACTCGCCAAACAGTTTCAGGTGTCTAAGAGTGCGATGGAAATTCGACTGAAGACTCTGAATCTTAAATAAAACCGTATACAGAATTCTTGATTGAAAGCCCGGCTTCATAGAGCCGGGCTTTTTGCATTTAAGGGTGAGGTTTCATGGCGTTAAGCGACATCGCACTTTGTGCGCGCGCATTGGTGATGATCGGGGCGGCACCGATTGTTTCGTTCGAGGATGACACGGCCGAGGCGGAGGTGGCGGGAATGCTGTATCCGGCCATTCGGGACGGGATGCTGGCGGCTTATCCGTGGCGGTTTGCCGCGCGTGGGGCGTGGCTGGCGCGGAGGGATAGTGAGGACGTTTTGGGCGCTGGCGAGGGCATGTTTGTCCTGCCCGGTGATTTTATCCGGTTGCTGTCGCTTGAGACGGATGGCGGGGCGGTGCCGGAGTTTGAGCTGGTGCAGGGGGCGGTGAGGTGCGCGGCGGATCGGGCGTATCTGCGCTATGTCGGGCGGATGGCGGAGGGGGCGTTTCCGGCGTTTTTTGATCTGGCGCTGATCACACGCCTTGCGGCGGAATTTTGTGTGCCGCTGACCGAAAGTACGTCGCGGGCGGAGTATCTGTTTAAACGTGCCGAGGAACAGTTTCGGAGTGCCCGACTGGCCGATGCGCAGCAATCAACCCCGCGGGCGATTGGGGATTTTACCCTGATCGGGGCGCGGGGGTAAGGGGTTTGACCAACGGGGAGGGGACGGGATATGGCGCGCAGGGTTTTGGAAAAGACGACATTTTCGACCGGTGAACTGGCCCCGGAATTGTGGGGGCGCTCAGACCTTAATGCCTATGGCAATGGGGCGGCGCGGTTGCGCAATGTGTTTATTGAACCGAGCGGCGGGGTGCGCAGGCGGCCCGGTATTGCGTTGATTGATGCGTTATCCGGCCCGGTGCGGTTGATCGCGTTCGAGTTCAATACCGAGCAGACCTATCTGCTGGTGTTTGGGGATTATCAGGGCACGGTTTATCGCGATGGGGTGGCGATTGTCGGGTTTGAAACGCCGTTTGGGGTGGCGCACCATGCGCTTCTGAACTGGACGCAAAGTGCCGATACGCTGCTTGTCACCCACCCGGAGGTCGAACCGATGCGCCTGACGCGAAAGGCATCGGTTGATGGAGTTGGTGTTTGGGAAATGACCAACTGGGCGTGGCGGGAAACGGCGGTGAAGCGGTTTCAGCCATACTATAAATTCGGTGATCCTGCGGTCAGCATCACACCATCGGGCACAGGTGGCGCTGGCGGCACGATCAGCATCACGGCCAGTTCGGCCCTTTTTGAGGCCGGGCATGTCGGGACGCGCTGGCGCATTCAGGGGATCGAGGGGGAGATTGCCGGGGTTTCGAGTGCGACACTGGCAACGATTGCGTTGCAAGAGGCCCTGCCCGATGCCAGCACGACACAGGATTTTGAGGAACAGGTGTTTTCGCCGGTTCGTGGTTGGCCACGCAGCGTGACGTTTCATCAGGATCGGATGGTGATTGGTGGATCGCGCGATTTGCCCAACCGGTTGTGGATGTCGAAATCGGGGGATCTGTTCAATTTCGATCTGGGCGAGGGGCTGGATGACGAGGCGATTGAATTTGCCCTGCTGGCCGATCAGGTCAATGCGATTACCGGCATTTTCGCCGGACGCCATTTGCAGGTTTTCACCAGCGGATCGGAATGGATGGTGACGGGCGACCCGTTAACACCGGCCAATATCCAGGTCACGCGACAGACGCGGATTGGCAGCCGGGCGGATCGGACGGTGCCGCTGGTCAATGTCGATGGCGCGACGATCTTTGCCGCGCGAAGCGGCCGGGAATTGCGTGAATTCCTGTTCACCGATGTCGAGCAGGCTTATGGGGCGGCGGATTTGGCATTGTTGTCGCGCCATCTGGTGCAAAGCCCGGTTGATCAGGCGTTTGATGCCGATCATCGGCTTTTGCATGTGGTGATGGGCGATGGCAGCCTTGGCACATTGACACTTTATCGCAGCGAGGCGATCACCGCCTGGTCGGCGCAAAGTGTTGAGGGTGCGGCATTTCGCGCTGTCGCGGTGGCGGGCGGGCAGGTTTACCTTTGCCTTGAGAGGGCTGGGCAATTTTACCTTGGCCGGTTTGATGACGCCTGCGGGCTTGATCTTTCGATCACCGCAGAATTGGCCGAGGGCGAAAAACCGCGCCGTCATTGGGGCGCGCTGGATGATCTGGAGGGGGGGACCTTGGCCGTATGGGCCGATGGTGTGCTTTACCGCGATATCATGGTTTCGGGGGGGACGATCAGCCTGCCCGACGCGGTGTCAAAGGTCGTGGCCGGATTGCCCTTTACCCATGAAATTGCCGCTTTGCCACCGGCCGGATCGGATGGCACGCGGGCGCATGAGGGCAATGCGTTGCGGCTTGTGTCGGTGACATTCCGGGTGCAGCAGACCGCGCAGTTGCGTGTTGATACCGGGCGGGGATTTCGCGATGTGGCGCTTGGTAGAGGACGGAGCGAAGACGCGGCTTATAGCGGTGATGTGAGCTTGCGTGCCCTTGGCTGGCGGCGCGGCAGTGCCGGGCGGGACAATGATGGATTATGGCGGATCGCCGGGGATTTTCCCCGGCCTTTTTTATTGCTGGGGGTCGCCAGCGAATTGGGGGTGAATGACTGATGGGCGCGTTTGCATCCTATGCACCAATGGCACTTTCTGCCCTGCAAACCGGGCAGCAGATTTCATCAAACCGGGCGGATCAGAAAAGCCGCGCGGCAGAGACCGAGGCCAACCGGCAGGTCGATATTGCGCAAATCAATGCCAGCGAGGCCGAACGCGCACGCGAACGGGCCGAGGAATTGCGCATCCGACAGGCACGGTTACGCGCACGCCAAGGGGCGGCGGGCCTGCAAAGCGGGGGCACCGGATCGGCCAGTGCGGTTCTGGCCGGGCTTGAAAAACAGGCATTGTCAGAAACGCATGCCGATGCGGATGCGGCGGCACGCAAGCGGGCAGAGGTTAACCGGCAGGCAAGTTGGC
The Thalassospira xiamenensis M-5 = DSM 17429 DNA segment above includes these coding regions:
- a CDS encoding capsid assembly protein, which translates into the protein MTIDQNPARPEAGQGAEDNLLRPADVAGGVTEALGVEADVVFDAGVLPEGEFDAGEASAALDPASIPETPDGYEIAVDEVLGAVDPAVNARLHEAGFTGAQAQLVYDLAAEVIGPLIGEVEGAGKRATDRAALAAEFGGAENWKRLAPRIEKWGRENLPEAAFEVLCQTADGVRSIHRLMSGRAEQGLASGSGADGTGDLRQDIRAKMNDPRYWRDRDPGIVAEVQAGFDRLHGIS
- a CDS encoding phage capsid protein, translating into MSVTIDKSFVDHFQADVHQAYQRMGSKLRNTVRVKNSVKGASTVFQKVGKGTATTKARHGKVPVMNAEHEAVRCDLRDYYAGDWVDALDELKTNHDEKMVLANAGAYALGRKTDDLIINALASGEELIDHNDTGLTLGKVMVAFEGMGNRDVPDDGQRYAIVGWKQWSQLLQINEFSNADYVGDDDLPWKGTQAKRWLGTLWMPHSGLPVADGIRSCFWYHRTAIGHAIGADVQSDITWHGDHAAHFVNNSMSQGAVLVDDAGVSCIRAKE
- a CDS encoding lysozyme, which produces MAGQEDAVNNGENPRLTGGGAPVWLGPNPYSADIELDAVVVSEAGEEFIKDLEGYVSEPYKVDDVGNWTVGYGHELTQEEYDSGVYSFVSREFAETLFADDILIAKETVDRFIANNNPNISLSQSQYDALASLAFNSGYPGRFPKLSEAFAQGNHIGVANEFGDITNNGDQGLINRRNAEQALYLSEDYSGIP
- a CDS encoding IS1182 family transposase (programmed frameshift), with translation MLKKPSPHQTELEMVTLDSLVPSDHLLRKIDAVIDFSFIHARVADLYCANNGRPALDPVMMFKALFIGYLFGVRSERQLVREIEVNVAYRWFLQLKLTDKVFDASTLSQNRRRRYHDASVAQDIFDEIVEQAIRHGLVDGKVLYTDSTHLKADANKNKWDREVVAKSRAAYWDDLDLAIEEDRAAHAKKPLKAKERQPVEKETKISRTDPDSGYMVRDGKPKGFFYLDHRTVDGKLGIITDSYATPANLHDSIPYLDRLDRQRQRFDLDVIAVGLDAGYATAAIAKGLEDRDILGVTGYRRPNLREGYIPKRKYVYDPERDAYRCPEGQLLSYATTDRNGYRHYHSDPEKCRTCPVLASCTANAHHRKTVTRHVWQDARDRADAYRLTEWGKRVYKRRKETVERSFADAKQLHGHRYARFRGLINVKCQCLLAAAAQNIKKIALALGPKGPIAEG
- a CDS encoding phage tail protein, coding for MQCNTPVASEVLNVVLAANIAPDRQDDTQLLQAINALIANGGSGGNGGNGGNGGGFGAEIGSVTAFAMPTPPEGWLVCDGSAVSRTDYADLYAAIGTVWGDGDQIATFNLPDLRGEFVRGFDAGRGVDADRVFASGQLDEFKTHSHGIETWGVNTAIAGQVHMGNGSPFQNVPTSETGGDETRPRNVAMTYAIKAFYSVAASA
- a CDS encoding tetratricopeptide repeat protein, which gives rise to MSRSLFFTSLVLIGSLGAMATASARTIAKVPTLVIEIAQNTDDDPLIREYWRKSYAGNAEAQRLLAILLSYDYAEDGDIDDDEHFTITRLLECAALQGDQPAIDQLQNINANFDISETGECYYTGAGYTADQKQNAPDISDTANSYDGDEDALRARAMNGDPAAQFALAEYLEGQFLFFDAFEEAEGWYNCAAKQGYAPAIAVLADGDAITTYPESEPCPFTNRTMDANGTITERFTSFRLVEIEPAPAPEPVPKPAPEPTATAPATDTEPLFADALAAYYGDGMPQDFPRAMELARKAADHNHAGAINLIGVMYLNGSGVAPDATEAAYHYRRAADLGDVSAMVNLADCYLHGIGVDVSLPRAREWYEKAAADGDAYAQYNLSAIYQSGAEGIEPDPVLARKWMKLAAENGDPDAPYYYGHFLEYGIGGPEDPAGAIVWYQKAVELDDTNGFAAMGRMHYYGEYTTEDLELAWYYLSIAAARDHVEAKTWIEVAAPSVTYEQRARAAAQVTKYLAEKGAQ
- a CDS encoding ImmA/IrrE family metallo-endopeptidase, with translation MMTTVKSVIEQHGSSAPVNIEQMIRDLGIELDKEAKLSPEISGQIEMLENDTYKISANGDHHYYRRRFTMAHELAHYILHRDLIGRGLDDNQMYRSTVAGNFYNPRVQPSHEIEANQLAADLLVPGKVLRKLWESGERNLEKLAKQFQVSKSAMEIRLKTLNLK